In Ectothiorhodospira sp. BSL-9, a single window of DNA contains:
- a CDS encoding MerR family DNA-binding transcriptional regulator → MTQPQPAFKETDAHGTTFTIGELAREFGITTRAIRFYEDEGLLTPLRVGTKRLYRRRDRARLKLILRGKRLGFTLGEMREAFNLYDDAHGESRQLRYYLNVLDEKREHLLRQREDLEETLKELEHSYAHCQQLLSAQEKEKQVQKADTASPDGIDIPDGGKPDLNTGP, encoded by the coding sequence ATGACTCAACCCCAGCCCGCCTTCAAGGAAACCGACGCCCACGGCACCACGTTCACGATCGGTGAACTGGCACGGGAATTCGGCATCACCACCCGCGCCATTCGTTTCTACGAAGATGAAGGCCTGCTCACGCCCTTGCGCGTGGGCACCAAACGCCTGTATCGCCGCAGGGATCGCGCACGCCTGAAGCTGATCCTTCGCGGCAAACGACTGGGATTCACGCTGGGCGAGATGCGCGAGGCGTTCAATCTCTACGACGATGCCCACGGCGAGTCCCGGCAATTGCGGTACTACCTGAATGTGCTTGACGAAAAGCGCGAGCATCTCCTCCGGCAACGGGAGGACCTGGAGGAGACCCTCAAGGAACTGGAGCACTCCTATGCTCACTGCCAGCAACTACTTTCAGCCCAGGAGAAGGAGAAGCAGGTCCAGAAAGCGGATACGGCAAGCCCCGACGGCATCGACATACCTGATGGCGGCAAACCCGATCTCAATACAGGGCCTTGA
- a CDS encoding isovaleryl-CoA dehydrogenase: MSHHPTLDFDLGDEINMLRDAVAEFAAAEIAPRAAEIDQNNEFPQDLWPKLGEMGLLGITVSEEDGGSGMGYLAHMVAMEEISRASASVGLSYGAHSNLCVNQIKLNGSEEQKQRYLPKLISGEHVGALAMSEPGAGSDVVGMRLRARREGDHYVLNGNKMWITNGPEASTYVVYAKTDPDAGPKGITAFLIEKGTPGFSTAQKLDKLGMRGSNTCELIFDHCEVPAENIIGQEGEGVKVLMSGLDYERAVLAAGPLGIMAACLDVVLPYVHERKQFNQAIGEFQLMQSKLADMYVSLNASRAYVYSVGRACDRGQTTRKDAAGAILFAAEKATSMALEAIQCLGGNGYINEYPTGRLLRDAKLYEIGAGTSEIRRMLIGRELFKETR, from the coding sequence ATGAGCCACCACCCTACTCTCGACTTCGATTTGGGCGATGAAATCAACATGCTGCGTGACGCGGTGGCCGAGTTTGCCGCGGCTGAAATTGCACCACGAGCGGCTGAAATCGACCAAAACAACGAGTTCCCCCAGGATCTGTGGCCCAAGCTGGGCGAGATGGGGTTGCTGGGTATCACCGTCAGCGAAGAAGACGGGGGCAGCGGCATGGGCTATCTGGCCCATATGGTGGCGATGGAGGAGATCTCCCGCGCCTCAGCCTCGGTGGGACTCTCCTATGGTGCGCACTCCAATCTCTGCGTCAATCAGATCAAGCTCAACGGCAGCGAAGAACAGAAGCAGCGCTACCTGCCCAAACTGATCTCTGGCGAGCATGTGGGTGCTCTGGCCATGTCCGAGCCCGGCGCAGGCTCCGATGTAGTGGGCATGCGCCTGCGGGCCCGGCGCGAAGGCGATCACTACGTGCTCAATGGCAACAAGATGTGGATCACCAACGGCCCCGAGGCCAGCACCTATGTAGTCTATGCCAAGACCGATCCGGACGCGGGCCCAAAGGGCATCACGGCCTTCCTGATCGAAAAGGGTACCCCAGGCTTCTCTACTGCCCAGAAGCTGGACAAGCTGGGTATGCGCGGCTCGAACACCTGCGAACTGATTTTCGACCACTGCGAGGTGCCCGCGGAAAACATCATTGGACAGGAAGGTGAAGGGGTAAAGGTTCTCATGTCAGGGCTGGACTATGAGCGGGCGGTGCTGGCCGCCGGCCCGCTGGGGATCATGGCCGCCTGCCTGGATGTGGTCCTGCCCTACGTGCATGAACGCAAGCAATTCAATCAAGCCATCGGGGAATTCCAGCTGATGCAGAGCAAGCTAGCCGACATGTATGTAAGTCTGAATGCCTCCCGGGCCTATGTCTACAGCGTCGGTCGTGCCTGCGACCGGGGGCAGACCACGCGCAAGGATGCCGCTGGGGCCATCCTGTTTGCCGCCGAGAAGGCCACCTCCATGGCGCTGGAGGCCATCCAGTGCCTGGGTGGCAACGGCTACATCAATGAATACCCCACCGGTCGACTACTGCGCGATGCCAAGCTCTACGAAATCGGCGCAGGCACCTCCGAGATCCGGCGCATGCTGATCGGCCGGGAACTGTTCAAGGAAACCCGCTGA
- a CDS encoding carboxyl transferase domain-containing protein: MSVIKSKINTRSEEFAANQAAMSALVEDLRQRVARVSAGGSEGARERHLSRGKLLPRERIRVLLDPGSPFLEISQLAACGLYGDEVPSAGVIAGIGRVSGRECMIVANDATVKGGTYYPITVKKHLRAQEIAQQNRLPCIYLVDSGGANLPNQDEVFPDRDHFGRIFYNQAVMSSQGIPQVAVVMGSCTAGGAYVPAMAEESIIVKEQGTIFLAGPPLVKAATGEVVTAEELGGADVHAKISGVADHYALNDAHALGLARRCVSRLNRHKQVSLDLRPSRPPRYSPEEMGGIIPTDTRKPFDVREVIARIVDGSELDEFKALYGTTLVCGFAHIHGYPVGIVANNGVLFSESALKGAHFIEMCSQRGIPLVFLQNITGFMVGRKYESGGIAKDGAKMVTAVACARVPKFTVIIGGSFGAGNYGMCGRAYSPRFLWMWPNARISVMGGEQAAGVMAQVKRDTLERQGKAWSSEEEERFKAPIRSQYEHQGHPYYATARLWDDGVIDPADTRMVLALGISASLNAPIEETRFGLFRM, encoded by the coding sequence ATGAGCGTCATTAAAAGCAAGATCAATACAAGATCCGAGGAGTTCGCCGCCAACCAAGCGGCCATGTCGGCCCTGGTGGAGGATTTGCGTCAGCGTGTGGCGCGCGTGAGCGCAGGCGGCAGTGAAGGCGCCCGTGAACGCCACCTGTCCCGCGGCAAATTACTGCCCCGGGAGCGCATAAGGGTGCTGCTGGACCCTGGCTCACCCTTCCTGGAAATTTCCCAGCTGGCCGCCTGCGGGTTGTACGGCGACGAAGTGCCCTCCGCAGGCGTTATCGCCGGCATCGGTCGGGTATCGGGTCGGGAATGCATGATTGTGGCCAATGATGCCACGGTCAAGGGCGGCACCTATTATCCCATCACAGTCAAGAAACACCTGCGGGCACAGGAAATCGCCCAGCAGAACCGCCTGCCCTGCATCTACCTGGTGGATTCCGGCGGAGCCAACCTACCCAATCAGGACGAGGTATTCCCAGACCGGGATCACTTTGGCCGCATCTTCTACAATCAGGCGGTCATGTCGTCCCAGGGCATCCCGCAGGTCGCGGTGGTCATGGGTTCCTGCACGGCAGGCGGCGCCTACGTGCCGGCGATGGCCGAGGAAAGCATCATCGTCAAGGAACAGGGCACCATCTTCCTGGCAGGACCGCCGCTGGTGAAGGCGGCCACCGGCGAGGTTGTCACCGCCGAGGAACTGGGGGGTGCCGATGTGCATGCCAAGATCTCGGGGGTGGCCGACCATTACGCCCTCAATGATGCCCATGCCCTGGGGCTGGCCCGTCGCTGCGTCAGTCGCCTCAATCGCCATAAGCAGGTCAGCCTCGACCTGCGACCCTCGCGGCCGCCCCGCTACAGCCCGGAAGAGATGGGCGGTATCATCCCCACCGACACCCGCAAACCCTTCGACGTCCGCGAGGTCATCGCGCGCATCGTCGACGGCTCCGAGCTAGACGAATTCAAGGCCTTGTACGGCACCACTCTGGTGTGCGGCTTCGCCCACATTCATGGGTACCCCGTGGGCATCGTGGCCAACAACGGCGTCCTCTTCTCCGAGTCTGCCCTCAAGGGGGCCCACTTCATCGAGATGTGCAGCCAACGCGGCATCCCCCTGGTGTTCCTGCAGAACATCACGGGCTTCATGGTGGGTCGCAAGTACGAGTCCGGTGGCATCGCCAAGGATGGTGCCAAGATGGTCACGGCGGTGGCCTGCGCCCGGGTGCCCAAGTTCACAGTCATCATCGGGGGCAGTTTCGGGGCAGGCAATTACGGGATGTGTGGACGCGCCTACTCACCGCGCTTCCTGTGGATGTGGCCCAACGCCCGCATCTCCGTGATGGGGGGCGAGCAAGCGGCGGGTGTGATGGCTCAGGTGAAGCGCGACACGCTGGAACGCCAGGGCAAGGCCTGGTCCAGTGAGGAGGAGGAGCGCTTCAAGGCCCCCATCCGTTCACAGTACGAGCACCAGGGACACCCCTACTATGCCACGGCACGCCTTTGGGACGATGGCGTCATTGACCCTGCGGACACCCGTATGGTGCTGGCGCTGGGGATCTCCGCCAGCCTCAACGCCCCCATCGAGGAGACCCGTTTCGGGCTCTTCCGCATGTGA
- a CDS encoding enoyl-CoA hydratase/isomerase family protein: protein MANDMLRVHAEAGVATITLNRPERHNAFDDELIRELTETLVTLEQDPEVRAVVLTGAGKSFSAGADIQWMKRMVEYSEEENHRDALALGQLMDTLYRLDKPTVARVNGAAMGGGVGLVAACDIAVAVPRARFCLSEVRLGLIPATISPYVIDAMGERHARRYFTTAEMFDARRAKQIGLVHEIASDESDLDHMLAQLLEHLTRNGPQAMSAAKALVRDVAAHPINSRLLEDTAARIARIRVSREGQEGLGAFLEKRPPIWPTSGMA from the coding sequence ATGGCGAACGATATGTTGCGGGTCCATGCCGAAGCCGGCGTGGCCACCATCACCCTGAACCGCCCCGAACGTCACAATGCCTTTGACGATGAGCTGATTCGGGAACTGACCGAGACCCTCGTGACGCTGGAGCAGGATCCTGAGGTCAGGGCCGTGGTGCTCACCGGCGCGGGCAAGAGCTTTTCCGCCGGTGCCGACATCCAGTGGATGAAGCGCATGGTCGAATATTCCGAAGAGGAAAACCATCGCGACGCCCTGGCCTTGGGTCAACTGATGGATACCCTCTATCGGCTCGACAAGCCCACCGTGGCAAGGGTCAACGGTGCCGCCATGGGCGGTGGCGTGGGCCTGGTGGCAGCCTGTGATATCGCCGTGGCAGTCCCCCGGGCCCGATTCTGCCTATCGGAGGTTCGCCTGGGCCTCATCCCAGCCACCATTTCCCCCTACGTGATCGACGCCATGGGCGAGCGCCACGCGCGGCGCTACTTCACCACGGCGGAAATGTTCGATGCGAGGCGTGCCAAGCAGATCGGCCTGGTGCACGAAATTGCCTCGGACGAGTCAGACCTGGACCACATGCTGGCGCAGCTTCTGGAACATCTGACTCGGAATGGCCCCCAGGCCATGTCCGCGGCCAAGGCGCTGGTGCGGGACGTGGCGGCCCATCCCATTAATTCCAGGCTGCTTGAGGATACCGCAGCCCGGATCGCCCGCATCCGCGTGAGCCGTGAAGGCCAGGAGGGGCTGGGCGCCTTTCTTGAAAAACGCCCGCCGATCTGGCCCACATCCGGCATGGCCTGA